From the genome of Lotus japonicus ecotype B-129 chromosome 6, LjGifu_v1.2, one region includes:
- the LOC130723221 gene encoding hydroxycinnamoyl-CoA:piscidic acid hydroxycinnamoyltransferase-like yields MSTTIKASYTVIPAEASPNTPLWLSPSDQVARWSHTSTIYVYKETPNHHAIDTMRDSLSKILVHYYPLAGRLSWIEGHRLQLNCNGKGVVLIEAESTKTLSSYGDFAPSDTVKMDLTPTVDYTQPIEDLPLLLVQLTRFKGTKQGLVIGMAFNHVLGDGLAAIRFINSWAKLCKGDVALDHSEMFPFLDRTVLNSSTRPCFDHPELKPLPLLLGSTNTVAEQKHEKTAVVLKLTNEQVQKLKQKANNGLEESSARPYSTYEVVSAHVWKCATKARGLDDVQPTVVRVSADIRSRLNPPLPRNYFGNALAVALTPTCFARDVLLNPLRYGARKIREAVELLKDDYVRSQLDFIRCQERLDSIRASYLDRGEAKNAPFYGNPNLTIVSWMSMPVYEADFGWGKPVRFGPGAVYPDGKAYIIRSSDGDGSLDVSVHLQMRHMELFMKFFYQDI; encoded by the coding sequence ATGTCCACCACCATCAAAGCTTCTTACACTGTCATCCCCGCCGAGGCCAGTCCAAACACCCCCCTATGGTTGTCCCCCAGCGACCAAGTGGCGCGTTGGAGCCACACCTCCACCATCTACGTTTACAAAGAAACCCCAAACCACCACGCCATTGACACAATGCGAGACTCTCTCAGCAAGATCCTCGTCCATTACTACCCCCTCGCCGGACGACTCAGCTGGATCGAAGGCCACCGTCTTCAACTCAATTGCAACGGCAAAGGTGTCGTACTTATCGAAGCCGAATCAACAAAAACACTCTCTTCATACGGAGACTTTGCACCTAGTGACACCGTGAAAATGGACCTCACTCCTACCGTTGATTATACCCAACCCATAGAGGATCTCCCTCTACTTCTAGTGCAGTTGACAAGATTCAAAGGAACCAAACAAGGCCTTGTCATTGGAATGGCCTTTAACCACGTTCTAGGCGACGGCCTCGCCGCAATTCGTTTCATCAACTCATGGGCCAAGCTCTGTAAGGGGGACGTCGCGCTGGATCACAGCGAGATGTTCCCCTTTCTTGACCGGACGGTGCTGAACTCCTCCACGCGCCCGTGCTTCGACCACCCCGAGTTGAAGCCTCTCCCGCTCTTGCTTGGCAGTACTAACACCGTGGCCGAACAGAAACACGAGAAGACGGCCGTGGTGTTGAAACTGACAAATGAGCAAGTGCAGAAATTGAAGCAAAAAGCTAATAATGGTCTTGAGGAGTCGTCTGCACGACCTTACAGCACGTATGAGGTTGTTTCCGCGCACGTGTGGAAGTGCGCGACAAAGGCACGTGGGCTGGACGATGTTCAACCCACGGTGGTTAGGGTGAGTGCAGATATTCGTAGCCGGCTGAACCCGCCTCTCCCTAGAAACTACTTTGGGAACGCGCTGGCCGTGGCGCTAACCCCAACGTGTTTCGCGAGGGATGTTTTGTTGAACCCGTTGAGGTACGGGGCGAGAAAGATAAGGGAGGCAGTGGAGTTGCTTAAGGACGATTATGTGAGGTCGCAGTTGGACTTCATTAGGTGTCAAGAGCGGTTGGATTCGATTCGGGCTTCGTATTTGGACCGTGGGGAGGCTAAAAATGCGCCATTTTATGGGAACCCGAACCTCACGATTGTGAGCTGGATGAGTATGCCGGTGTATGAAGCGGATTTTGGGTGGGGGAAGCCTGTGCGTTTCGGTCCGGGAGCTGTGTATCCTGATGGGAAGGCGTATATTATCCGAAGCTCAGATGGAGATGGGTCACTTGATGTATCTGTGCATTTGCAGATGAGGCACATGGAGCTTTTCATGAAGTTCTTTTACCAGGATATATGA